The Mauremys reevesii isolate NIE-2019 linkage group 22, ASM1616193v1, whole genome shotgun sequence genomic interval ccatcccacagtcggggagagaacccaggagtcctggctcccagccccccacccccccgaaaccccccaccccgctcagagctggGGACAATGGATCCAGGCTCCTGAGTTTCACATCCCCGGTCCGGATGTGGGTCCTGGTGGGGCCCTcgctgggctctgtggggctgtgaCCTCAGCCAGTCTCTGCGGGGAGGGTCCGGGTGTGTCTCCATCCTGCCTGatctctgctccccccacccccaggaaagGCTGGTTTCCCTTCTCGTACACCCGGCCCGTCCCCCCTGCCGAGACCCCCGAGAAACCCTACGGCAggtgagctgggggctgggcgtGCCACGAggtgggcggggagagggggactAGGGGGTGACAGatggaggaggcggggctgggactgtggggggcagggggcttggagAGGATGGGGGGCCAGGCAGTGGTACTGAGTTGGGGGCAAGGtacagggaggggggcagagcggGATAGAGGGGGTGCTGAGCTGGTGGCAGATgcggggcacagagaggggacgattggggccggggtggggagagtATGGGGGCTCATTTTAACCCTGTCTCTCCCCAGTTTTCCCCGGAGCAAACTGAACAGCAGCACGGGGACCCTGGACAAAGCGGGGTGCgtggcccccagcccagagggggGCCACGGGGGGGCCATCTTGCGctacgccccctccccccgccccagcaccttCCGCCAGCGCCCCTATAGCATGATGAACCCCGACCTGTCCCAGGTGAGTTGGGGGAGGAGCTTCCAGGCAAGCGCCCCCCGCTGGCCACTGGCTGGATCCTGGGGTCCCTCGGCTCCTCTCGGGGCGCAGCTCCTCCCCCCAGTCTCTCCTGAGgcctggagcctgctgcccacCCTCGAgactccccagccacccccccgaCCCCCCAGCCACGCCTCCAGGGTGCCAGCCCAGCCGGGGGGCGCAGGGGCAGTAGCTGCCCGTAGCCTCGGGAGCTGTTCCATTGCAATGGCCGGGCACTTCACGTCGATGACCCTCCGTTGGCGGCGCTTTTCCTGCCCCGCCGCCGGGGTGCCAGGCTGGCCGGGGGCGCAGGGGGCCAGCAGCATGGCATGGAGACAGGGAGCGAATTGGTCAGTTGTCCAGCGCCCCCAAATTACTACCGCGGGGGCCCCACTaacgacccccccccccgtcctcctGCAATCCCCCCCACCAGCCGCCACCTGGGGCACAGTGTGGGCATTGCAGGGCCAGCCTGGTGATTGCCACGTGCCCCGCCCCCTGCGCCCCCCGTCTCACCCTCCGGCTAATGTGAttctctccttcctcttcccagTTAGCGAACGAATTTGGGAGCCCCAGACTCCTCCCGTCCAGGTGAGAGCAGCGAGTCCGtgcccccaccccgggctccCACCCTAggattctccctcctcccctcgctGGCCCTAGTGCCAGGAttcaccccctccagccccccacccatCAGGATAACCTCCCCCCCTGGGCACTGGCACCCAGATTTAAGTCCCCCTCCCACTGAGGCCCCGTGACCCcatgccctctctccccccccaggtCTAACCCCTTTGCTCACGTCAGGCTGAAGCGGACGGTGACCAACGACCGCTCGGCCCCGCTGATCCAGTGAGGCCCCGAGGGCGCCCGCCGATCGCCCCCCGGGGGAGAGATGCCAGGAGCCCCCCGCTCGGGAAGGACTGGGGAGCTGGCAGCGGCCTCCCCACCATGCAGCCCGCGGCTCCCTCTAGTGGCGGCTTTGCAGAAGCGCATCCCAACTGCGGGGCTTGGGCTGTATCACGCAGCGGGAGGGGTCGGGGTTCGAATCCCGCCGGCAATgtctggagctgggggggggggagcaggaatGGAGGTGGGCCCTGGGGAGCCAgagtgtggggggatgggggaagggagggggagaggctgccCCCTGAGATAGAAATGCCTCCTGAGGGCTCTGCCCACCCTAGAGCGACCCCTTTTCTGGGTTACGTGTGTATCTGTCCGTCCCCCCTTGCACCCCTCTGTCATCCCTCTACACTCATCCATCCcctctgcactcctctgtctgcCCCCATGCCCCCCTCTATCCATCTGTCCTCCTGGGCACACACCcgtcccctgcccacccctctaTCCATCGGTCCCAGCTCCCCCCGGGGGGCTGCTGCACCCAAGCTTTTTACCAGTCCTTCGGCAGAGCCCGTCagtgccaggccctgcacccttccccactgggctccagcccccctgcttccccccgggagctctgcccagctggcCAGCCAAAACCAGCCGCCTGggggagcccctcaccccctgcagggccccccggcAGCGCTGCCCGGTTGTGGGGAGCCCCAAGGTTCGCCACCCACCGCCGCCTCGGCCCATTGTCCCTGCCGGGTTCCCGGCTGGAGCGTCCCCTCCTTAGGGGGGTTCATTGCCCCGTGGCAGGTGGCTAACGGGAGGCCGAGGTTTTAAGCCCGGCTTCAGTGCCAGGCCAACGGGGTGAAACTCGAGGGCAGAGCAGAAGGCGCCCAGAGGTGGGTGAAGGTGGGTCGGTGGGGAAGAGAAATCCTGTCTCACCCACCGGCGTGTGGCAAAGCAGGCCGGGCCcagagggaagggggtggttaaaaGACGGGACAAAGGGGAGTTTTTGGCCCGGAGAGCGATAGATGCGGGGTGCCCCCAGGGCCGGGGCTGTGCAGCGGACTCAGAAAGGCAGACGGGGCGGACGCTGAGCAAACACTTGCAGACGAGACAAACTGACTCCGGATCGTTAAGTCCAAAGCGCCCGGCGAAGAGCCCCCCCCCGAAGATCTCCCAGAACAGGGCGACTGGGCCGTGAAACGCGGGGTTGAGAAACGTGACGCTGGAGGGGATCGTACCTACGCCAGGAGGGGATCGAGATTAGCCCCCGAGACCGAGATGGCGGAGTCAGGATCGTTCGCGGCAAACGTCAGGGAAAGGGAGGTGAGGAAACGGGGGGGAGAATCGGACAGACGATACCCTAGTGCCGCCCCATGAATACGGCGGGCGGTTCGGGTCGCCCCAGCTCCAAACAGATCTGTTCGCGTTGGGAGAGGTGTGGAGAAGGTCAGAGAAACGAGGCGGGGGTGGAACAGCTTCCggctgaggagagaggaaaaGGCCGGGCACCGTTCGGAGAGGGCGAAGGGGGATGTGAAATCGGGACGGGGATGGAGACggggaagtgctatttacccccTCACGTGAGGTGAGAACCAGGGTTTAGCCGATGAAATGAACAagcagcaggttgaaaacaaagCGACGGCAGCGACGGCAacctggggaactccctgccGGGGGATGCCGGGAAGGGTGGAAGTCGAACGGGGTTCGAGAGTGGGTCCAGCGCCGGTGGTCACGGGGGCAACCCAGgccctgggtgtccctaaacctctgcctGCCCAAAGCCGGAAGCGGACGGTGAGGTGCTCACGCAACAGtcgccctgttctgttcgttctcCGTGACGCAACGGGCCCCGGCCACTGGCGGCAACAAGCCACTGGGCCGGCGACTGTTCTTCCCTGGTCCTCGGGGGCTGGTTGGCTGTGTGGTTCCTCCGTCAATCGGGGTCGCTTCCAACTGCCCCTTTAACACCCCgttcacccccctcccacacacacacactccatggtcccacccccatggcaccagctctGCCCCGAGAGCAGCCTTGTAACCCTTCGGCCCCCACGGTGGAGCTGTGCAaatcacagagggaaactgaggcagacatgGGCCTCAAAAATATTACAGCAAATTTCCACTTCCTCGTGCCATCCATCAATACGATTCTAGGTGTGTGTCCgtccatccccccacaccctctctatccatccatccatcccccaagCCCTGTTTCtgtccatcccctgcccctctgtCTATCCATgtcccctccacaccccctctatccatccatctccccacacggcctctatctatctatccatccctcgCAGCACACCCCAAACAGCTGTCCGTCTGTCCCCCACCCTTGGCTCTGTCCATTATCTGtgtccaacccccccccccctgcctttTGTTctatgtccagccctctcctgctgACACAAGTTGCCCCAGGACACCCTGAAAAGTGCCTTGTctgttcccagccccacagctgggctACCTGCGGGGGGCGTTGAGCCctataacccctctccccccgctaGACTATGGCTGGAGGATGCTGTATTCAAACTGCATCACATAGAACCATGGATGCCCCTCCCCCTTCCGAGGGGAgtgcagtgccccctgctgggcacaTGGGGGGAGgtagcacggggggggggggctctgttaCAGCCTTGATGTGACTGTGGGAATTACACCTAGACTGATACTAAACCGTGTCCAGCTGTCTGtgatgccccctgctggaggggccgggccctgcgctgtgtgtgtgtccctggcgccccctgctggaggggatgggccctgcgctgtgtgtgcccctggcgccccctgctggaggggccgggccctgcgcCGTGTGTGTGATCatggcaccccctgctggaggggacgggccctgcgctctctgtgtgtgtccctggcgccccctgctggaggggacgggccctgcgctgtgtgtgtccctggcgccccctgctggaggggccgggccctgcgctctgtgtgtgtgtgtccctggcaccccctgctggaggggccaggccctgcgctgtgtgtgtccgtccctggcgccccctgctggaggggccgggccctgcgctgggtgtgtgtgtgtccctggcgccccctgctggaggggccgggccctgcgctgtgtgtgtgtgtgtccctggcgccccctgctggaggggccgggccctgtgctgtgtgtgtccctggcgccccctgctggaggggacgggccctgcgctgtgtgtgtgtccctggcgccccctgcgggcggggccgggccctgcgctgtgggtgtgtgtgtccctggcgccccctggaggggccgggccctgcgctgTGTGTGTCCTGGCGCccctgctggaggctgtgtgtgtgtgtcctggcgCCCCTGCTGGAGGGCCGGGCCCTGTGCTGTGTGTGGGGCcctgcgctgtgtgtgtgtgtccctggcgccccctgctcGAGGGGCTGGGCCCTGTGCCGGGTGTATgtgtccctggcgccccctgctggaggggccgggccctgcactgtgtgtgtccctggcgccccctgctggaggggccgggccctgcgctgtgtgtccctggcgccccctgctggaggggccgggccctgcgctgtgtgtccctggtgccccctgctggaggggccggaCCCTGCGCTGTGTGTGTtcctggcgccccctgctggaggggccgggccctgcgctgtgtgtgttcctggcgccccctgctggaggggccagGCCCTGCGCTGTGGGTGGGTGCAGAGGGCACTGGGACAAGCCCTTCTGTAGCTTGGACAATGCTGCCTCTGACCCCAGTATTAATAAAGTTTAATTTAAATCCCTCCGTGAGGCCTCACTGAACTGGGGAgcgcagtcctgccccccccccccggtggttGGGAGCAGAACTGCCCCACATGGGGGGGCCCATCTCGTTCCTTTTACCTGCTGTTTGTCCATCCATCTTCCCCTGCATCCATCCCTCCAGCCATCCCCCCACGTACCCCACACCTCCCCCCATGTACCCACTCCCCCCCGCTATCCCAGACAATGCAGCACTTGACCCCTCCATCTCTCAGCCCacatcctcctccccacacacctcgctcccccaagccccacccccatccatgtGTCCAGTCCCCCCCACGGCACGCGGGTAGCAGACACTTGGGGGTTAATATTCACTCTTTTTTAATCTTTGTTCATTTTGGCAAATCGGGAGCAGGCCGAAGGCGGCGCCGGGCGAGACGCCAGGCGTCTCCCCATGCCCACGTATTTACAGACCTGGccttgtttggcagctgcctggtggggggggggtggttctTGGGGGGCAGGTAGATCCCCCCCTTAATGACAAACTGAGCCAGAAACGCATCCTGGAGGGTGCCAGTGAAATCCAGGCCCACTGCTGACACAGGCTAGGTAGGGCTGGGTGAGGGGGCGGGACACCGGCGTAGCTGGACCCATGGGTGTGATCCAGTGGGGCAGGACACCAGGGTAGAGGgacccatgggtctgatccaggagAAAAGGGGCAGGATACTGGGTAGCTGGTGCCCCctagtggggaaaggccccatgtcccattccctgcccccctgagccagccagtccctcaacctggggccagatgggagctggtgcccccttCCCTAAGCCTAACCCCATGCACCCCCAATGGGCCAAAGGCAGGGGGTGGGCCCCCAGGACTAGAAAATACACCCAGTGCCCCTCCTCTGCAACAGGCTCTGTAACCCCCACTGACTCCATCAGGCTCCCAGTAGAAACCAGTGGTGCCCCCCCATCCCAGTAATAACTCAGCAGCCGCCTGCACCAGGCCAGGGTCTCCACTCGGCCCCCAGTACCAACCAGCGAGCGTCAGACTCTTAGCCACCTcacccccccattccccctccccgctGAATCCCGGGGCCCCAGCTGATctccagctgcagggggtgggggctccatCCTCAGTACACATCCTGGGGGGGGGCACGAAGGTGTCTGTATAACGATGCCCCCCCTTGTCCATCCGTCAGGCGGCAGCTGGTGCCAGGAGGGGGAAGCGGGCAGCAGCTTTGGGGCCTACATtccaaagtggggggggggcagggctgcttaGGGGGAGCCCCCCATTGCTGATGAGTTATGGGGCATTTCCCCCCTTTGCTTGAGACAGAGTTAAACTGGTAGGGGGAccagtcctggggggggggcagtctgagcccccccaccccgctacGTAGCTCGCTGCCCCTCGAGGTTGGATTTGGCACAAGACAGTTTTGACAGCAAACTCCCACGTgcggggaaaggggcagagaggggctctggggggcaggtaCATTCAGCAGCCTGGCTGCCCCCCAGCGGCTGAGTCACTGTAAAAAAATTGTCCAGAGAAGCAAGTccttgtgtgggggggagggatcccAAAACgctggctttgcccccccccccgagtctcTGTGTCCCCCAGAACACGCCTGGTGCATGCGTCTCCCAGCCAGGCTAGGGGGTGAGGGCGCGGGGGGCGATGGCCCAGCGCCATCCCATGGAGTCTCTGATTGCTGGGGGTGGGTCCCCGCCTCAGTTCTCAATGGGGTCTggaagagaaggagagaggagcagaaggtCAGAGCAAAAAGACCTGGATCAGCCCCACGGCCCCATCAGCCCAGTACCCTGCCCCCAGAtcagccccatgggcccatctaccccggtatcctgccTCGTCCCTGTCCTCAGATCAGCCCCACGgacccatctaccccggtatcctgcccctccctgcctgccctggatcagccccacaggcccatctaccccggtatcctgcccctccctgcctgccctggatcagccccacaggcccatctaccccggtatcctgcccctccctgcctgccctggatcagccccacaggcccatctaccctggtatcctgccccctccctgcctgccctggatcagccccacaggcccatctaccccggtatcctaccccctccctgcctgccctggatcagccccacaggcccatctaccctggtatcctgcctcctccctgcccccagatcagccccaggggcccatctaccccggtatcctgccCCCAGATCAGCTCCACAGCCCCATCGCCCCGGTCTCACTCACTGGCTGTGGGCGCCAGCTCGGCCTCGCGGGGGGCCAGGTGGGGCTCGAGGGCGGGGGAGACGGTGAAGCGGGAGAAGCGCAGGGCGTCCatcaggctgggctctgcccccttgGCCGGGAGCAGTGCGGGGGGCGGCGTTGGGGGGGCCCCCGAGCTGGGGTCCGTCACCATGGAGACGAAGGACGGGTTCTGGGCCATCAGCGGGAAGTCGTCGTCCCATTCGAAGCTGccgcctggggggcagggggagggtgagagggggcggggccagccccaccccactgccaatGGCCCCTCCCCAGGGAGGGATCCCCGCTGCGGCCAACGCCCCTTCCCCCATTGGTTGGCACAGCCAACACCCCCTTCCCCATGGGGATATCTGGCCTGTGTCTaagccccccccccatctcctcctgagcccccacctccctctggctcagctccctcctccccacaccttgGGGCACCGTGGCAAGGGGGCATCAACCAGCAGCTGCTGTTTATGGCTGTATGCaaacaagcattttaaaatatgcaaaCGAGCCCATGAAATAATTGGTGATGgcttggccctgcccccccccccgtggcgcGGGGCTCACTGAATCCGTCGGCGGGCGGGAAGGCCTCAAGGCCAGGCTGCCCCACGGGGCCCTGGGTGGTGCCGCCCTCGCCCTCCGGGCCGCTCTGCGAGCTCAGCTCATTGGTGGGCGTCTCCTAGGAGCAGATGGGGGAGAATGAGTGTGTTGGCCCCGCCCaacccagcctggccccgccccgtCCCATCACTCCCACACCCTGGGCTCCTCCCTATTCTTTGTCCCCGCCTTCCTACACCAgactccaccccctgctctcctgGCCCCGCCCTCCACccaccaggccccacccccatcctgcagGACCCGCACTCACCTGGTCTTAGAGGTAGACGGTGACGTCGTTGAAGAAGGACACCTTCTTAAGTTTCCATTCCCCATTCCTGGGCCCTGACCtatcaccccagccccgcctccagcccgcaggccccgcccccatccccaggctccacccccatcccgcaggccccgccctcacctggTCGAAGAGGTAGACGGTGAAGTCGTCGAAGGAGGACACCATCTTACGTTCCCATTCATTCCTGGGCCCTGACCCATCACCCCAGCCCGCCCCATCCCCAGGCTCCACCCCATcctgcaggccccccccccctcccgcaggccccgccctcacctggTCGAAGAGGTAGACGGTGACGTCGTCGAAGAAGGACACCATCTTGCGTTTCCATTCCCCATTCCTGGGCCCTGACCcatcaccccagccccgcctccatcccgcaggccccccccccctcccccaggctccacccccatcccgcaggccccgccctcacctggTCGAAGAGGTAGACGGTGACGTCGTCGAAGAAGGACACCATCTTGCGTTTCCGGTCCAGCTCGGCAGCCTCCTCGGCCGAGCGCGGGGACTTGAGCAGCCCGCGTAGGTTGCGCCCGTCGTCCGAGTCGCTGACCACGATGGGGACGCCCCCGACACCCGGcgcctcctcatcctcctcctcctcctcgcccggccccagcgccccccgcccagccccctcctcctccgctGCCAGCCCCCCGCAGCCCTTCCGCCCCCCCGGGCCGGCGAAGGGCTGCAGGCTCAGCGGGGGCAGCGCCAGCGACAGGCGCGAGACCTTGGCTGCAGGCGGGGATGGGACGGGGGGGGCAAAGGTCAGGGTCGAGAGGTGAAGTGAGAGAAGGGTGGAGGTGAAAGTTCAAGGGTCAGAGGAAGTGAGCACCCCGTCCTCCATTcctacctcccccccccctcctctgtccatcccccccccccctaccTGCCTCCATCCGTCCCCTGCATCCATCCCGccactctcccctgcccccatcctctgtccatccatccccacacctaccggcctccatccatccccaccccacccacatccatcccggccactctcccctgcccccatcctctgtccatccatccccacacctactggcctccatccatccccaccccacccgcatCCATCCCTGCCACtcttcctgctgcccccccatcctctgtccatccatcccccccacacctaccggcctccatccatccccccgcATCCATCCCTGCcactctccccacagcctccccatCCTCTGTCCATCCACCCACACCCCTGGTCCTCCGTCCATCCATGCCCCTCACACCTCCTGGTCTCCAtccatctctccatccatcctCCCACATCCCTAGTCCTCcatccaccctccccaccccagtcctccatccatcccttcgtCCATCCCCACTCCCAGTGCTCCGTCCATCCCCAACACCTCCCAGTCTCCATCCATGCCCCCACCTCCTGACCTCCAtccatctccccaccccagtcctcCATTCATCCCTCCATCCATTCCCAACCCCATCCTCCACCTGTCCCTTCCACTGTCCGTGCTGCCCCTGCATCCTCTGTCCGTCCCCACCCCAGTCATCCATCCTCCGTCCATCCCCAACACCCCACTCCTCTGTCCATCCCCTACTCCCACTCCTCCATCCATCCTCGACATCCCCACTCCTCCATTCATGTCTCCGTccatcccctaccccagtcctccatccatccccccactccccggccttcatccatccctccatccccccacacctcccttcCTCTGTCCTGCAGAGGTACCCTCCCCAGATGATCCCTCTCCTGTCCTGACAGCTCCCGCTCCAGATGGTCCCCAATCCTTCCCCAGACAGCTCCCCCCCCCAGAtggcccccatccctccccccagacggtccctgccccctccctccgaTGGAACCCCCGACCCCTGGCATCTCCCTACCTTTGATGTCCTcgctgcctgggctccctgccgtGCTGAAGTCCAGGTGGGGCTGCGGCTGCTCAGATGCCAGGTCGGCCCCctcggggcaggggacaggggcctTCCCGCTCAGCTCCGGCACCTCCTGGCCGTCTAGCTGCCCTTCCTCGCTCTCCgccccctcctccttttcctgGGGCGGCCCACCTGCCGTCTCCCCGCCGCCCCCTTCCTGCTCGTCTCCAGCGCCCCGGGCCCCCTCGGGCTCCAGGGCCCAGAGTCGGATCACGGCCTCCTCCTTGGCAGCTGGGGCCCCGGACACCGGGGTCCCCGGGTCCCGGTGGTTGCAGAGCAGGTTGCGGGTGATGTTCTCCCGCAGCGACACCAGCAGCTGCTCCTTGCACACCTGCACCACGAAGCCGGCCTCCACCTTGGCCGGCGCCGGCTGCCCCCCATCCTGCCCCGCctccggctcctcctcctccccccggcccccctcTGCCTCGCCGTCGGAAAAATAGGCCGAATCCCGGTGGGTCGTGGCCAGCCCCCGCCCCGTGCCCGCTTCCTCCTCGGTCCCCGGCGTCTCCTCCGACAGCGTCAGGTCGCTGGTGGACTCCGAGATGGGCGTGGGGGGCAGTTGGGCAGCATCCCCTTCGCCGGGCGACTCCCCGTCCTCTTCCTCCTCGGGCTCCCGGACGAGGAGCTCCGGGGAGAAGGTGCTCTCCGTCTCGTAGCCGCTGTCGGGGAACTTCTGGCCTGGCGAGGAGAAGCGGGAGGCCGGGCTGCAGCCCTCGGAGGAGCTGGTGTTGGATGGGAGGTCCAGCGAGTCCCCGGAGTCCAGCGGGCCCCTCCGCCGGCCCACCGGGGCCGGGCCGATCTCGGGCCTGGCTGCGAAGCCGTCTGCGGCCTCGGGCACGATGGCGATGGTCTCCTCGTCGGCACTCTCCGCCAGCGTGGCCAGGGGCGGGATCTCCACCGGCACGATGACGCTGCAGCAGGCGGCGGTCAGGCCGGGGAAGGGTGAGCCCGGCGGCCGCCCGGCCGCCCCCCGCTTGGGGTAGTCCTGAAGTTCGTAGCTCACCACGGCCGTGCCCATCAGTGGGTCGTAGAACGCCGAGGGAGGGGGCGGCGCCCCGGTTAAAGGGGGTGGGCCgagcggcccggccccgccctctccagctcctggggGCCCCTCTCCCAGCAGGATGGGGCAGTCGGCCAGGGAGCCCCGCTCCACCTTAAGGGAGGAGTCGTCCTCGGTGCCGTAGCTGTCGCGGTGGGGCCGGGGGATGGGGGCGTGGTTGCTCCAGCCGCTCACGACCTCCCCCCGGCCCGGGGCGCAGCGGCAGCGCCCGCCCCGGCTGCAGagcgggcagagcagggggttgcggCGCCCGCCCCCGCCGCTGCTGGCGTCCTCCCCGTCCGTGCTGCCGGCCGAACTCTGCTCCTCCATCAGGGAGGGCTCCCGGTCCCAGGGGGGCGAGGGGCGGAACTCCGAGGGGTCCCCCGCCAGCGTCTCCCCGGCCCCCCGCTCCTCCAGCCCCTCGCAGTCCCAGCCacgctgctgctcctccagctcctGGTACACGTGGAGCAGGGACTCCCCCAGGAAGATGCCCCCCGGTGCCGGATCCGTCAGCGAGGTCTCCTGGATCTCGGCCCGGAAGGGGTTGGCGCTGCGCCGGGCCGGCTCCCGGGACACCGAGATAAAGGGGTTGGTGGCACCGGGGGCCCAGCTTGCCGGCCCCTccggcaggaggtgggggaggtggtgccgggccaggggcggggggctgcccCGGCCCGCTTCGATGGGGTCCCAGTCGGAAGGGAAGAGGGGCTCCGGCGGGGAGCCGGGCACCCCGTACTGGCGCTCGTAaacggggctgggggtgcagacggTGCCCGCGGGCCCTTCCCCCTCGCCGTGCTCCTCCAGCCGGATGTAGTACTCGCTGCTGACCGAGGGGCTGCGGGCGCTAATCACTGGGACCACGCTGGGCGTCTCCAGGCTCTGCCGCGCCGGCGCCTCGTAGAAGGGGTTGGCGCCGGGCACGGCCAGGCTGCCGTTGCTGGCGGGGGCGGCCCCGGGGGCCGGGCTGGCCTTCCAGCGCCCCAGCCGGGCCTTCTCCCACATGTACTCGACGTTGAGCCCCCGGCTGCTCTCGGTGATCGTGAGGACGTCGTCCAGGTCGGCCCCCTGGAAGCCATCCAGCAGCGGGTAGGCCGAGATCTCCTCCGAGCGGCGCCGGCGGTGGGGGGAGGCGGCCGGCGAGCGCTTGGGCTTCAGGGCGTTCCAGCGCCACTCGAAACTCTCCTCCGCCTGCGCGTGGCAGCGCTCCGTCAGCAGGTAGGTCAGCTGCAGGTGCAGCTCCTCCAGCGTGGGGCGCTGTGGCGCTGGCAGCCAGCACGACTGCATCACCTCGTACCTGCAACGGGAGGGAGACGGGGCggtcagggcagggagggacAGAACAGTCAGAGAACAACAGTCGGAAAAAGAACAGCTGGAGAGGTGGAAGAACCACCAGAGAGATAGAGTAAGGGTCAGGAATAAGCTAGCTGTAGAGACTGAAGAACAGCCAGAGAGACACAGGAGGACCTGCAGAAAACAACAGCCGGAGAGACAGAGAAACAGCTGGAGAGAGATGAAAGAACAGTTTCAAAACAACTGCCAGAAAGAGACAGAACAATCAGAAAACAGACAGAGCAGTCAGAAAGTAACAGCCAAAGAAACAGGAGAACTGTCAGAAAGAGGCAGAAGAACACCCAGAAAAAACACTTGAGAGAGACAGAAGAACagtcaggggggaaaaaacagcctgtcagagagagacagaagaaCTGCTGGAGACAGAGAAAACAAACAGCCAGAGAGGAGAACAGCTGGACAGAGAGGCAGAACAACAGTAAGAAAATAACAGCTGTAG includes:
- the LOC120388245 gene encoding serine/threonine-protein kinase LMTK3-like isoform X2, producing the protein MLRQGPVVLLAASMSYFNPDRALAAPLENDGLSQGRFPLAPPYAVVLISCSGLLAFVFLLLTCLCCKRGDVGFKEFENPDGEEYSGEYTPPAEETSSSQSIPDVYILPLSEVSLPAPNQQMPKTDLVKHLGLSRQHLSYLQEIGNGWFGKVILGEIFSDFTPAQVVVKELRVSAGPLEQRKFLSEAQPYRSLQHPNILQCLGLCTETIPFLLIMEFCQLGDLKRYLRAQCQADGLTPDLLTRDLGTLQRMAYELILGLLHLHKNNYIHSDLALRNCLLTSDLTVRVGDYGLSHNNYKEDYYITPDRLWIPLRWVAPELLDEVHGTLVVVDQSKESNVWSLGVTMWELFEFGSQPYRHLSDEEVLAFVIKEQQMKLAKPRLKLPYSDYWYEVMQSCWLPAPQRPTLEELHLQLTYLLTERCHAQAEESFEWRWNALKPKRSPAASPHRRRRSEEISAYPLLDGFQGADLDDVLTITESSRGLNVEYMWEKARLGRWKASPAPGAAPASNGSLAVPGANPFYEAPARQSLETPSVVPVISARSPSVSSEYYIRLEEHGEGEGPAGTVCTPSPVYERQYGVPGSPPEPLFPSDWDPIEAGRGSPPPLARHHLPHLLPEGPASWAPGATNPFISVSREPARRSANPFRAEIQETSLTDPAPGGIFLGESLLHVYQELEEQQRGWDCEGLEERGAGETLAGDPSEFRPSPPWDREPSLMEEQSSAGSTDGEDASSGGGGRRNPLLCPLCSRGGRCRCAPGRGEVVSGWSNHAPIPRPHRDSYGTEDDSSLKVERGSLADCPILLGEGPPGAGEGGAGPLGPPPLTGAPPPPSAFYDPLMGTAVVSYELQDYPKRGAAGRPPGSPFPGLTAACCSVIVPVEIPPLATLAESADEETIAIVPEAADGFAARPEIGPAPVGRRRGPLDSGDSLDLPSNTSSSEGCSPASRFSSPGQKFPDSGYETESTFSPELLVREPEEEEDGESPGEGDAAQLPPTPISESTSDLTLSEETPGTEEEAGTGRGLATTHRDSAYFSDGEAEGGRGEEEEPEAGQDGGQPAPAKVEAGFVVQVCKEQLLVSLRENITRNLLCNHRDPGTPVSGAPAAKEEAVIRLWALEPEGARGAGDEQEGGGGETAGGPPQEKEEGAESEEGQLDGQEVPELSGKAPVPCPEGADLASEQPQPHLDFSTAGSPGSEDIKAKVSRLSLALPPLSLQPFAGPGGRKGCGGLAAEEEGAGRGALGPGEEEEEDEEAPGVGGVPIVVSDSDDGRNLRGLLKSPRSAEEAAELDRKRKMVSFFDDVTVYLFDQETPTNELSSQSGPEGEGGTTQGPVGQPGLEAFPPADGFSGSFEWDDDFPLMAQNPSFVSMVTDPSSGAPPTPPPALLPAKGAEPSLMDALRFSRFTVSPALEPHLAPREAELAPTANPIEN